The Acidimicrobiales bacterium sequence CCAGGTGCGCAACCAGTCGTCCGCCCGCGTGAGTTCATCCGTCGTCGTCCACTGGGTGAGCGTGTCGGCTCGCACCGTGAACAAGCCGAAGAAGAGATAGAACGCGGTGATGACGAGGGCGACCAGGAAGATCTGGATCGCCTGGGAGACGAAGAGCAGCAGGGCCACGTTCCACTCCGCCGGGCGACCCAGGGCGGGAGCATCCGGCGCGGGTGCGTCGTCGCCCGGCACGCAGCCTTCCATCGGCGTGCCGTCGCAGAACGGCCGCACCTCGGCCCATCGACTGAACCGGGCGAGGTCCACCGTGATGCGCTTGACCGAGAGCATGACGAACGCGCTGCCGATGCCGAGGATGACCACGGCGACCACCAGGAAGTAGGGCCACTCGAAGTCGTTGGCGACCTGCCACATCTCCGCGTTGAGGAAGATGAAGGCGCTGAACAGGAGCAGGATCGGCAGCGACTTCAGGGCGAGGTTGGCGATGTCGTACATCTGTGCCCCCACCTGGCCGAGTGACCAGCGCAGCATGGGGAGGATGCCCCAGGCCGTGATCACGAACCCGACGCCGAGGATCAGGATGTTCGCGCCGAGCAGCCAGAGGATGTTCTCGCCGAGGGCATCCTGGGCACCGATCGCCGTCGGGATCACCGGCAGGATGAGGTAGAGCAGCACCTCGGGAGTGCCAACCGTGTCCGGCAGCATCAACAGGGGGCGACGGCGCAGGCGGTTGACGAGGATGAAGGCGCCGAGCATGAGGGCGACGCCGCCGAGAAAGGCGAGCGCCTGGCCGATCCCCGACCAGCGGTCACCGAAGACCAGGAACAGTTCGAGGAAGACGACCAGCGAGAGAAAGGGGAACATGCGGGTGAGCACGTCCTCGCGGACCGAGTATTCGTCGATCAGGTGCGGGAGGCCCTGACGCACGAACCATCGTTCGGTGCGATCACGCTGGACAGCAGGCGACTCCTCCATCGTCGCAAACCCTAGGTCAGTCCCAGATCGCGGTGACCCACCACTGCCGATGTTCGAGGGTGAGCAGCCGTGCCTCTCCGTCGTCGGCGAGGATCTGGAAGCGGGCCCGGCGCCGGTGCTCGTCGGTGTCCCACCAGCGTTCGTCGACCGGCCAGGGCCCGGCCCACCCGACCACGGCGACCCGGCGCCGGTCGACGACGAGGGTCGTGGGCGGCGCCGACGGGAGCCCCCGACCGGTGACGGTGACCATGCGGTCGTCGGCGTCGAGCAGCTCGGCCGGCGTCGGCGCCGCCGGCACCCGGGTGGGCGACGGGCGGGGCAGGCGGCCGGGCCACGGCGCCTCCTCGTCGTCGGTGAGCAGCTCGCGCCCCGCAGCTCCACGGTGGCCGCCGGCACCAGCACGAGCTGCTCGTCGGCGTGGCGCCCACCACGGTGCTCGGGCACCATCACCGCATCGGCCCCGAGCTGCCCCTGGAGACGGGCGGCGACCCGCGCGGCCCGTTCGTCCACCTCGGTCTCCCCGCCCCAGAACCCGAGCTGGCGACCCTTGGCGGCGACGACCTCGTCGGGGATCAGCGCCACCCGGGCGATGCCGCCGCTCGGACGGGTGGCGGCCGAACCGTGCAGCCAGCCGTCGAGCTGCCAGCGGACCCGGTCGGCGATCGCCGCGGCCGACAGTGATCCCTCGTGGCGCCAGAGCCGCAGGAGCGTCTCGCCGTGTTCGGTCTCGGCTTCGATCGCGATGCGGACGCAGGCGATGCCCTCCCGATCGAGCCGCTGATGGAGATCGTCGGCGAGCGATCTGGCACAGAACGCGACGCGGTCGACCCGGTCGGCCGGCGGGTCGATCTCCATCGTGACCGACCAGTCGACCGGGGGGAGCCGGGCATCGGGCGGACGTTCGTCGAGGCCGGCGGCGAGCCGGTGGGCCTCGCGGCCCTCGTCGCCGAAGCGGGCGAGCACGTCGGTGGCCGGCAGCGCCGCGAACGCGCCCAGCGATCGGAGGCCGAGCCGGAACAGCACATCGGTGAGCTCGGGCCGTTCGAGCACCGAGATGGCCATCGGCGACAGAAAGGCCGGGCTCTCCCCCGCGTCGACGATCCGGGTCGACGCGGCCTCACCCTGGGGCGCGGCCCGGGCCGCGAGGCCGGCGGCGAACGGTCCGTCGGCGATGCCGATGCGCAGGTCGGTGCGTCCGGCGAGGGCGACCGCCATCCGCTCGTGGACGAGGTCGGCCACCGCCGCATCGCCGCCGAAGTAGCGCCCCGGTCCCCGCATCGCGAACGCGCAGGTGCCGGGCCGGGCGACCTCCACCCGCGGGGTGATGTCGTCGAGGGCCGCCAGGATCGGCTCGAACGAGCGGGCCTCACGGGCCTCGTCGCGTTCGAGCACGTCGAGATCGGCGCAGCGCGACTGGGCGACCCGGCGGCGCAGCCCGCGGGCGACGCCGGACCGACGAGCGGCCGGCGAGGCCGCCACGACACGGTTCGCGTGGACGACGGCGACGGGTTCGTCGAGGGGCCGGCCGAGGGCGACGACCGGCCAGTCAGGACACCAGGCGACCAGTGTCCGCACCGCGGTCATGCGGATCCTCCCTCTCGCCGATCACGACCGGTTCGCCTTCGGGGCCGGGCAGGAGCATCGCCGTGGCCCTCGGGCGGGAGAACGCACCACGCCCCTGGGCCTGCACCCGCACGCGGCGGGCCCGCAGGACCCCGTGGCCGACACCGAGGCCCGCCCATTCGTGGTCGACGATCGACAGGCCCACGTCGATTCCTTCCTGGGCGCCGGCGCCGATGCGGATGATCACCGATCCCCGCTCGCGCATGCGGGCGTTGAGCCGCCGCATGTCGGCCGGGCGTACCCGCACCGCCGGACCCACCAGCACGATGTCGACCGAGCCGACGAGGGCGGCAAGAACATTGCCCACGAACGACTTGCCGGTCCGGTCGCCCGACGGATCGACGATCAGCATCCGCTCGAGCGCCACCCCGGCCTCCCGAGCCGCCGCGAGCCCCAGGTCCGGGTCGCCCACGACGGCCACCCACGAACCGGACGCCGACGGCCCGGCCGCCACCGCCAACGCCAGCGCCGTCGCCCCCGTGCCGTCGACCGACACGACGGACCCGCGCTTCAATCCCCCCTCGGGGAACAGCGACGCCAACGCGGCATGGACCGGCAACGTGCGTTCACGGGCCAGGGCGAGCGGCGCCACCCGATCCGCGACGAGGCGCAGTGACGCATGTCGAGGGTCGTCGACGAGGGCGTGCTCCGCAGCTGCCATCGATCCAGTATCGAACACGTGTTCGCTTTCCGCAAGAGGGGAATGCGGCCGGGCTCGACGTGGTTCACTGCCCACATGGAACTCGCCCTCACCGACCGCGCTGCGGCCGTCATCGCCCGCAAGGGCGGCACCGCCGTGGTCGACCTGCTCGAACCCTTCGGTTGAGGAAAGAAGTTCGAGGTATCAGTTGATACCAGGACCAAGGGCCGGCGACTCGACGGCTACACCGTCCGCCGCATCGACGACCACGAGGTCCTGCTCGACCCCGACCTGCTCCGCCTGCCGATCGAGTTGACGATCACCTCAGGCGGTCTCTTCGGCCGCGGCCTCAGCGCCACCGCCGACGGTCTCAACGGCGCCGCCTGCCCCATCGAACTGCTCTGAGGCTGCGAGCCGGTTCGAGCTGGCGTCCCCGCGGGGGACGTATTTGCGTCGCCGATGTGACGCAACCGGTGACTCTCGGACGAGGAGATGCGTCGGTCGTCAGTCTTGGTTGACAACGGCGACGGTTTGTCAAGCGAAACTGACGATCGTCGTTGGCAGACCCTCATCGAACTGCCAATGAGCACGATTAGGTAGCCCTGTACGGGACGGGGACTCACCACGGCCGGAGACGTGCCAAGGGCCTCGTCAGACTCCCGCCTCCAAGGCCGAGAGGGGTGGGCCGTGCAGGGTGAAACCGTGCCGGTCGGCAACTTCGGCGAGCGCCTGCGGATCTGGTGGTCCATCGGCGAACACCTCGGCGATGTCGGCGTACACGATGTGGAATCCGCCGGGCCACTGGTACTGCACGATTTCGGCATGTTCGTCGCCGATCGCCATGAAGGCGTGCACGGCATCGGCGGGGGTGTAGATGAACGAGCCCGCTTTGAGGTCGAAGGTCTCGCCGTCGACGTGGAACCGGACCTCACCGCGGGTCACGACGTCCCATCCGGCCCAGGGGTGGCTGTGCAGCGGGGGGCCGTCGCCGGGCGCCAACCGCTCGACCATGACGTCGGGCATCACTTCGTCGCCCTGGCAGAGGAATGTCATCTGGTCGGTCGGCGACGTCGTGAACGTCAGACCCTCGCCGGGTCGCGTGATGAGGGGTTCGTTCATGTCGTCTCCATCCCGAGGTTGTCGATAACGGTACTGTACCGTACAGTTCCGTGACGTCAAGGGGAGCGATGAACGCAGCCGACCGTCGTTCGCGCTACATCGAGAGTGCGCTTGGCCTGTTCATCGAGCATGGCTACAACGGGATGTCGATGGACGACCTGGTCTCGGCCGTCGGTGGTTCGAAGGCAACCCTCTACCGCTACTTCGGCAGCAAGGAAGATCTCTTCTCCGCGATCGTCGACGAACTCCAGACTGTTCTCGGAGGTGCACCACCCGCCCAGGACGTCGGCGACCTCGCCCTCGCTGACGGACTCCGGATCCTGGGACGTGCCACCGCCGACGCCGCCCTGAGCGAGCGCGCCATCGTGCTACTGCGACTCGCTGTCGGTGAGCAGAACCGATTTCCCGAGCTCGCACGCCTGCTGTTCGACCTCGCCCCTCAGCGGAGCTACGAGAGGTTCGTGGCGTTCCTCGAACTCAAGCGTGAGCGAGGCGAGGTCGACTTCGAGGACGCCCAGATCGCCGCCGAGCACTTCCTCGCCGGACTGGTTGGGCACCAGCAGCTCCGCATGCTCCTCGTTGGAGACAAACCGAGCCCAGCCGCCGTAGACCGCCGGGTCGACGCCGCAGTCCGGATGTTCCTCCGGACCTACGCAACGAGACAGTGACCGGCGAAACGGCGCAGCATGCCCCATCGAGCCGGCTCTGAGGCTTCGCGCCGGTTCGAGTTGGCGTCCCCGCGGGGACGTGTTTGTGTCGCCGATGCGACACAACCGGCGACTCTCGGACGAGGCGGTGGGTCGGTCGCGAGAGAAACCCTGCATCGTCCTGCTCGTCGTCCTCTGTCGCGACGCAACCGCGGGCTGCGAGCCGCGGGTCTGGGACGGCCCTCGTTGGCAGACACCATTTGATCTCCGCGAAGTCTCGGGTTGATACCAGGACCAAGGGCCGAGAGGCCTCAACGGAGCCGCCTGCGCGATCGAACTGCTCTGAGGTGGTCAGCAGGAATCAGCCTTGCGCTGATCTCCCGAGACGAGCCAGCCGCACCACTTCGTCAGAATCAAGGAGCGTCACCCACAGATCTTCGCCGGCGACCTGGATCCTCTGATCACCGGTACGGCGAGGAGGCGGCGTAATCGCATCCCTTGGCAACCGGACCAGCACCGCGTTGGGCGCCGGTCTCAGTCGCCTGTCCAGCTCGACCTTCACGACGTTTCTGTCGGTCAGACCAACAGCAAGCCGGCGACGCCACCGATTCACGCCACCGGTCGCCGTCAGCACGCCGAACAAGCCGACGAGAGGTCCCAACAACACGAGCCACGCCTCCGCGCCGGGCCGCGGTCCCCGAATCGCGACAAACGTCCCCAGCAGACTCTCGCCCTTCTCGAGCAGTGTCTCGACTTCCCGAGCGAGAGCATCGGACTGCGCCATCAACAAACGGTAGGCGGTCCACTCCAGGGCGTGTGTACGTGGCTGCACGGCTGAGGACCAAACGCCGTTTCGAGCCGCGGCCTCAGCGCCGCCGACGACGGTCTCACGGCGCCGCCTGCCCCATCGAACTGCTCTGAGGCTGCGAGCCGGTTCGAGCTGGCGTCTCCGCGGGGACGTATTTGCGTCGCCGATGTGACGCAACCGGTGATTCTCGGACGAGGAGATGCGTCGGTCGTCAGTTTTGGTTGACAACGGCGACGGCCTGTCAAGCAAAACTGACGAGCGCCGATCGCACGGACAACGCCTCGTCCTGCTCGTCGCTCTGTCATCTGACATCGACCGTAGGCGGCGGCGTGCCCGCGGGGACGCCCGTCGGTCACGACTCCTGGCTGAGGGATCGCAGCACGCAGAACTCGTTGCCCTCGGGATCGGCAAGCACCACCCAGGACTGGTCACCCGGCCGGACATCAGCACGCACCGCGCCGAGCCGTTCGAGCCGCTCGACTTCGGCGTCCTGATCGTCCGGCCTGAAGTCGAGATGCAGCCGACTCTTCGCCATCTCGAGCTCGTCGACGGCCACGAAGAGCAGCCCGGGCATCCGGTCGGGTGACGGCCGAATCTCGAACTCGCCGGGGCCTTCGTCCACGACCACCCACCCGAGCGCCTCGCACCACCAGCGGCCGAGCGCGGCCGGATCGCGGGCGTTCACGATCGTCTGCTCCCACGTCAGAGTCATACGGTCACCGGAGTCATGCGGTCACCGGACGCAGGTCGCGCCGCATGAGCACCCGGGGGAAGCCGTTGAGCACCGACGTGGTGTCGGCCGCCTTCACGAACCCGGCCTTCTCGAACGTGGCCATCGTCCCCACATACGCCATCGTCGTGTCGATCGTGGCGCCCCGGTTGTCGAGCGGGTAGCCCTCGATCGCGGCGGCGCCGTACGACCGGGCGAACTCGACGGCGCCGGCGAGCAGGTGGTGGGAGATGCCCTCCTTGCGGTGACCCGGCCGCACCCGCATGCACCACACCGACCACACGTCGAGGTCGTCGACATGGGGGATCTTGCGGTTGCGGGCGAAGCTCGTGTCGGCCCGCGGGTGCACGGCGGCCCAACCGACGACCTCGTCGCCGTCGTAGGCGAGCACGCCGGGCGGCGGATCCTGGGCGACGAGCAGCTTCACCCGTTCACCCCGGGCCGGGCCGACCAGTTCCCGATTCTCCTTCGACGACCGGAGGCGGTAGCTCAGACACCAGCACACGCTCGCATCGGGGCGCTTGGGCCCGACGATCGCCTCGACGTCCTCGAAGACGGTCGCCGGCCGTACCTCGATCGCCATCAGGCTCCGGCGCCGCCCATGAGCGCGCCGTAGGCGGACAACACGACCTGACCGCCCCGCAGGTCACCGAGCAGGTCGGCCTCCATATGGTTCATCACGTAGGTGGCGGTGAGCTCGTTCTCGAGATCGATGACAGCGATCGAACCGCCCCACCCGCCCCAGTAGAAGCAGCGTTCGTTGGGCATCGGCATGGCGTCGGTGCCGAGGCCGAAGCCCAGGCCGTGGCGCAACGGCGTCATCATCACCAGATCCGTCCGATCGGTCTGGACCTCGAGGATCGACTCGACCGTCTCGGGTGACATCAGGCTCACCCCGTCCACCGTGCCGCCGCAGGCCAACGCCGAGTGGACCCGGCCGACAGATCGGGCGTTGCCGAACCCGCCGGCGGCGCCGATCTCGGCGGCCCGCCACTCGCGGGTGCGGGGTTCGGTGGCGTCGATCGAGCAGCTGGCGAACGCCCGGGCCGCGACCGAGTCCGCCGCGACGGCGCCCATCGAACCCGCCAGCGACGACATGTCGGGTGGCACGAGCTCACCACACCGATGGTCGTGCTCGGGTCCGAACCCGATGTGGAAGTCCGCCCCCAACGGCTCGGCGACCTCCTCACGGAAGAACGTGCCGAGCGACCGTCCGTCGACGCGGCGGACGAGTTCGCCGAGCAGATAGCCCTGCGAGACGAGGTGGTAGGCCGACGCGGTGCCGGGCTCGAACCACGGCTCCATCGCGGCGAGGATCTCGACACAGCGGTCCCAGTCGTAGAGCGTCGACGCGTCGATCGCCGGGTCCCACCCGGGCACGCCGGCCTGATGGCTCATGCAGTGGGCGACGGTGACGTTCTCCTTGCCGTTCGCCGCGAACTCGGGCCAGTAGGTGGCGACGGTCGCCTGCGGGTCGAGGAGCCCCCGGTCGATGCACATCAGGACGCACGTGGCCGTCATCGTCTTGGTCGTCGAGTAGACGTTGACGATCGTGTCGTCGACCCATGGCGTGCCGTCGGGCGCACGGTCACCGGCCCAGATGTCGACGACGGGACGTCCGTGGTGGGTGATGCACGCGGACGCCCCCAGTTCGGTCGCGTTCGTGAAGTTCGCGGCGAACGCCGTCGCCACGGGCTCCCAACCCGGCTCGATCGTGCCGCTGATCTCCAACCCGTCGATGTTCATGGTGCTCCGTTCCCCGATCTGCCCGAGGACCGTACCGCGGACCTCCCCGGTACGTTGAAGCCCATGCCGCTGCGCCGTGTCGCCCTGCTCCTCGCGGTCGTCGCCACCGCGTGCGCACCGGGACCGGACCTGAACGCCGACGCCGACGATCCCGACGAGCCGACGGCCACCACCACGACGCTCCCGAGCGAGTCGACGACGACCACCGTCGCGCCCGACGAGCCGACCCTGCCGACCCTCCCCGAGATCGAACCGGGACCCGTCGACGACGCCCCCGCCGGCCCCGTCGACCCGATCGACGGCCGCGCCGTGTTGCAGAACCGGGTGGTCACCATCCGCGCCGGCGAGGAGGTGATCGAGGTCCCGACCACCGGGCTGCCCACCCAGCCGACCTGGTCGCGCGACGGCGAACGCCTCGTGTTCCTCACCAACCGCAACGGCGCATCGTCGGTGGTCGTGACCGACCCGGACGGCACCGTGATCGCCGATCAGGCGGCGACCCGGCCGTACTTCTTCTTCTCCTGGAGCCATGACGGCACCCGGATCGCCGCCCTCGGACCCGGCGACGAGCGCACCACGCTCGACGTCCTCGACGCCGACGGCGCGGTGCTCCAGACCGACGTGGCCGACGCCCAGTCGCTGTGGATCGCGTGGGATCCACAGTCGCTGCGCCTCGCGGCCCACGCCGACGAGCGACTGCTGCGCGTCGACGCCGACGGCACCGCGACGGACCTGGGCGAGGTGGGCCTCCAGTTCTTCGCCCCGAAGTGGATCCCGGGACGCGACGAGATCCTGCTCGTCGTCGACATCGAAGGAACCGAGACGCTCGTCCGCCGGGGGCTCGACGGCGGCGACACGCTCGTCGCCCTCGGATCCGTCGAGACCGAGACGAGCATCGTCGTCAACCCCGACGGCCGCACCGCCGCACTCACGATCCTCTTCGATGTGGAAGGCGGCGGCGGTGGCGTGGGCGAGCGGACCGCCCTCGGCCCGCCGCTCGCCCAGGAGACCCCTGCCCGTTCCGGCCGCGTCGACATCATCGACCTGGACACGGGCGAGCGGGTGCCCGTCTTCACCGGCCACGCCCTCTGGGTCGAGTGGAACCCGATGGGCGACCGATTGCTCGTGGGTACCGCCGACATCGCCGAGGGAACCGGGGCGTGGTGGGTCTACGAACACGACGATCCGTTCGCGGACGCGGCCGCGGAGATCGAACCGACCGTCACGCTCGCCGTCGCGTCCTACGTGCCCACCCGCGTCTTCCTCGCGAGCTATCTGGTGTTCGCCGACCAGTTCGTCGAACAGCCCCGCCTGTGGGCCCCGACCGGCGACCGGTTCATCTACACGACGGACACGACCGACGGCGGATGGGCGATGGCGGCCGCCCTCGACGATCTCGGCCGACCGGACAAGATCGGGCCGGCCGCGGTCGCGTTCTGGAGTCCGGTCGGGTGAACCCGTAGCCTGCCCCCGTGGAACTGCACGAAGTTGCCGACCGGCTCGAGATCACGGCCCTGCTCACCCGCTACGCCAAGGCGGTGGACCGCAAGGACTGGAACCTCTACCGCGAGGTGTTCACCCCCGACGCCAGCATCGACTACACGTCCGCCGGTGGCATCACGGGCGACACGGAGACGCAGGCCGCCTGGCTCGCCGAGGCGCTCGCCCAGTTCCCCGCGACCCAGCACATGATCGCCAATGTCGACATCGACTTCGGCGACGACGACACGGCGACCGTCGAGGCGGTCTTCCACAACCCGATGGTCATGCCGGACAAGTCCGCCTGGGTCACCGGCGGCTGGTACCACCACGAGATGATCCGCACGCCCGACGGCTGGCGGAGCCGCAAGCTCGTCGAGGAGTCGGCGTACTTCTCCGGGATGCCGACCGACCTGGATCGACCGGAGTGAGCGCCGAAGACCGCGTCGCCCGTGACAAGGCCCGCTTCGACGAGTGGGCCCGCCATGCCGCGACCAGCGGCGAGACCCCGGCCATCGACGCGGCCACGGTCGTGGTCCTGCGCGACGGCGACGACGGGCTCGAGACCCTCATGCTGCGCCGCAACTCGAAGATCGCGTTCGGCGGCATGTGGGTCTTCCCCGGCGGCCGGGTCGACCCGGACGACTGGCGGGGCGGCGACGATCCCCTTGCCGCGGCCCGCGCCGCTGCCGTGCGCGAGGCGCAGGAGGAGGCGGCGCTCGCGATCGCCGAACCGGACCTCGTCCTCTTCGCCCACTGGATTCCCCCGCCGATCGCCCCGAAGCGCTACGCCACCTGGTTCTTCGCCGCGGGCGTGGACGACCACGTCCACACCATCGACGACGGCGAGATCATCGACAGCGACTGGATGACACCGGCCACCTGCCTCGGCCGTCACCACGAGGGCGAGGTCGAGCTCGCCCCGCCCACCTGGGTCACGCTCCACAGCATCCGCCAACAGCGCTCGGTCGACACCGCCCTCGACCTCCTGCGGCACCGACCGCCCCGCCACCACGCGACGCGGATCGTCCCGACGGACAACGGCCCGATCGCGATGTGGGACGGTGACGCGGGCTACGAAACCATCGACCACACGATCGTCGGGCCCCGCCACCGGCTCGAGATGTTCCACGACGGCTATCGATACGACGATTCGGGGATCGTCGAGTGACCGACGCCCTCACCGGTCTGACGACGGCCGAGGTCGATGAGCGGGTCGCGGCCGGACGGGTCAACAACGTGCCCGACGCGCCGGTCCGCACGTTCCCCGAGATCGTGCGGGCCAACGTGCTCACGCCGGTCAACGGGATCATCGGCACCCTGTTCGTCCTGATCCTCGTGGCCGGCTTTCCCGCCGATGCCCT is a genomic window containing:
- a CDS encoding DNA polymerase Y family protein, with protein sequence MTAVRTLVAWCPDWPVVALGRPLDEPVAVVHANRVVAASPAARRSGVARGLRRRVAQSRCADLDVLERDEAREARSFEPILAALDDITPRVEVARPGTCAFAMRGPGRYFGGDAAVADLVHERMAVALAGRTDLRIGIADGPFAAGLAARAAPQGEAASTRIVDAGESPAFLSPMAISVLERPELTDVLFRLGLRSLGAFAALPATDVLARFGDEGREAHRLAAGLDERPPDARLPPVDWSVTMEIDPPADRVDRVAFCARSLADDLHQRLDREGIACVRIAIEAETEHGETLLRLWRHEGSLSAAAIADRVRWQLDGWLHGSAATRPSGGIARVALIPDEVVAAKGRQLGFWGGETEVDERAARVAARLQGQLGADAVMVPEHRGGRHADEQLVLVPAATVELRGASCSPTTRRRRGPAACPARRPPGCRRRRRRPSCSTPTTAWSPSPVGGSRRRRPRPSSSTGAGSPWSGGPGPGRSTNAGGTPTSTGAGPASRSSPTTERHGCSPSNIGSGGSPRSGTDLGFATMEESPAVQRDRTERWFVRQGLPHLIDEYSVREDVLTRMFPFLSLVVFLELFLVFGDRWSGIGQALAFLGGVALMLGAFILVNRLRRRPLLMLPDTVGTPEVLLYLILPVIPTAIGAQDALGENILWLLGANILILGVGFVITAWGILPMLRWSLGQVGAQMYDIANLALKSLPILLLFSAFIFLNAEMWQVANDFEWPYFLVVAVVILGIGSAFVMLSVKRITVDLARFSRWAEVRPFCDGTPMEGCVPGDDAPAPDAPALGRPAEWNVALLLFVSQAIQIFLVALVITAFYLFFGLFTVRADTLTQWTTTDELTRADDWLRTWSVFGGELIFTRQLIVVSAFIGLMSGLQFAVQVLTDDAYREEFAEDMTAEVREALAVRAAYHRVLVSADD
- a CDS encoding cupin domain-containing protein, encoding MNEPLITRPGEGLTFTTSPTDQMTFLCQGDEVMPDVMVERLAPGDGPPLHSHPWAGWDVVTRGEVRFHVDGETFDLKAGSFIYTPADAVHAFMAIGDEHAEIVQYQWPGGFHIVYADIAEVFADGPPDPQALAEVADRHGFTLHGPPLSALEAGV
- a CDS encoding TetR/AcrR family transcriptional regulator; this translates as MNAADRRSRYIESALGLFIEHGYNGMSMDDLVSAVGGSKATLYRYFGSKEDLFSAIVDELQTVLGGAPPAQDVGDLALADGLRILGRATADAALSERAIVLLRLAVGEQNRFPELARLLFDLAPQRSYERFVAFLELKRERGEVDFEDAQIAAEHFLAGLVGHQQLRMLLVGDKPSPAAVDRRVDAAVRMFLRTYATRQ
- a CDS encoding VOC family protein, with the translated sequence MTLTWEQTIVNARDPAALGRWWCEALGWVVVDEGPGEFEIRPSPDRMPGLLFVAVDELEMAKSRLHLDFRPDDQDAEVERLERLGAVRADVRPGDQSWVVLADPEGNEFCVLRSLSQES
- a CDS encoding GNAT family N-acetyltransferase, with amino-acid sequence MAIEVRPATVFEDVEAIVGPKRPDASVCWCLSYRLRSSKENRELVGPARGERVKLLVAQDPPPGVLAYDGDEVVGWAAVHPRADTSFARNRKIPHVDDLDVWSVWCMRVRPGHRKEGISHHLLAGAVEFARSYGAAAIEGYPLDNRGATIDTTMAYVGTMATFEKAGFVKAADTTSVLNGFPRVLMRRDLRPVTA
- a CDS encoding serine hydrolase domain-containing protein; translated protein: MNIDGLEISGTIEPGWEPVATAFAANFTNATELGASACITHHGRPVVDIWAGDRAPDGTPWVDDTIVNVYSTTKTMTATCVLMCIDRGLLDPQATVATYWPEFAANGKENVTVAHCMSHQAGVPGWDPAIDASTLYDWDRCVEILAAMEPWFEPGTASAYHLVSQGYLLGELVRRVDGRSLGTFFREEVAEPLGADFHIGFGPEHDHRCGELVPPDMSSLAGSMGAVAADSVAARAFASCSIDATEPRTREWRAAEIGAAGGFGNARSVGRVHSALACGGTVDGVSLMSPETVESILEVQTDRTDLVMMTPLRHGLGFGLGTDAMPMPNERCFYWGGWGGSIAVIDLENELTATYVMNHMEADLLGDLRGGQVVLSAYGALMGGAGA
- a CDS encoding nuclear transport factor 2 family protein; its protein translation is MELHEVADRLEITALLTRYAKAVDRKDWNLYREVFTPDASIDYTSAGGITGDTETQAAWLAEALAQFPATQHMIANVDIDFGDDDTATVEAVFHNPMVMPDKSAWVTGGWYHHEMIRTPDGWRSRKLVEESAYFSGMPTDLDRPE
- a CDS encoding NUDIX hydrolase, producing the protein MSAEDRVARDKARFDEWARHAATSGETPAIDAATVVVLRDGDDGLETLMLRRNSKIAFGGMWVFPGGRVDPDDWRGGDDPLAAARAAAVREAQEEAALAIAEPDLVLFAHWIPPPIAPKRYATWFFAAGVDDHVHTIDDGEIIDSDWMTPATCLGRHHEGEVELAPPTWVTLHSIRQQRSVDTALDLLRHRPPRHHATRIVPTDNGPIAMWDGDAGYETIDHTIVGPRHRLEMFHDGYRYDDSGIVE